The Ailuropoda melanoleuca isolate Jingjing chromosome 9, ASM200744v2, whole genome shotgun sequence genome includes a region encoding these proteins:
- the FAM219B gene encoding protein FAM219B isoform X4: MATADPCGPGVRMSTPGPRPGGTLDCAAGTTGLPFGRSGSGVPRLGERPPVVVEKRGPYMVTRAPSIQAKLQKHRDLAKAVLRRKGMLRASPNRPDSSAKRSVKFNKGYTALSQSPDENLVSLDSDSDGELESRYSSGYSSAEASPERLSARGQAAGSVTATAKCLSCACCMHGTVPDFR; encoded by the exons ATGGCGACCGCGGATCCCTGCGGGCCCGGGGTACGGATGTCTACCCCGGGACCCCGCCCCGGCGGGACCCTGGACTGCGCAGCGGGAACTACGGGGTTGCCCTTCGGGAGAAGCGGCAGTGGAGTCCCCCGATTGGGGGAGCGGCCCCCGGTGGTTGTGGAGAAGAGGGGGCCGTACATGGTGACGCGCGCGCCTTCCATTCAGGCCAAGCTGC AGAAGCACCGGGACCTGGCCAAAGCTGTTCTGCGGAGAAAAGGCATGCTGCGGGCCTCGCCGAACCGCCCCGACTCTTCAGCGAAAAG GTCAGTGAAGTTTAACAAGGGCTATACTGCCCTTAGTCAGAGTCCAGATGAAAACCTGGTGTCCCTCGACTCTGACAG TGATGGGGAGCTGGAATCCAGATACTCCTCCGGGTATTCCTCTGCAGAGGCAAGTCCAGAGCGCCTTTCTGCACGGGGCCAGGCTGCAGGCAGCGTCACCGCCACTGCCAAATGCTTGTCTTGTGCCTGCTGTATGCACGGCACTGTGCCAGACTTCCG GTGA
- the FAM219B gene encoding protein FAM219B isoform X2, producing MATADPCGPGVRMSTPGPRPGGTLDCAAGTTGLPFGRSGSGVPRLGERPPVVVEKRGPYMVTRAPSIQAKLQKHRDLAKAVLRRKGMLRASPNRPDSSAKRSVKFNKGYTALSQSPDENLVSLDSDSDGELESRYSSGYSSAEVNQDVSRQLLQDGYHLDEIPDDEDLDLIPPKPMASSTCSCCWCCLGNSSSCTLQ from the exons ATGGCGACCGCGGATCCCTGCGGGCCCGGGGTACGGATGTCTACCCCGGGACCCCGCCCCGGCGGGACCCTGGACTGCGCAGCGGGAACTACGGGGTTGCCCTTCGGGAGAAGCGGCAGTGGAGTCCCCCGATTGGGGGAGCGGCCCCCGGTGGTTGTGGAGAAGAGGGGGCCGTACATGGTGACGCGCGCGCCTTCCATTCAGGCCAAGCTGC AGAAGCACCGGGACCTGGCCAAAGCTGTTCTGCGGAGAAAAGGCATGCTGCGGGCCTCGCCGAACCGCCCCGACTCTTCAGCGAAAAG GTCAGTGAAGTTTAACAAGGGCTATACTGCCCTTAGTCAGAGTCCAGATGAAAACCTGGTGTCCCTCGACTCTGACAG TGATGGGGAGCTGGAATCCAGATACTCCTCCGGGTATTCCTCTGCAGAG GTGAACCAGGATGTGAGCCGGCAGCTGCTCCAGGATGGGTATCACCTGGATGAGATTCCAGATGATGAGGACTTGGACCTCATTCCTCCCAAGCCTATGGCCTCTTCAACGTGCTCCTGCTGCTGGTGCTGTCTTGGGAACTCTTCCTCCTGTACCCTCCAGTAG
- the MPI gene encoding mannose-6-phosphate isomerase isoform X2 translates to MAVQQVFPLSCAVQHYAWGKMGSNSEVARLLASSDPQARISEDKPYAELWMGSHPRGDAKILDNRISQKTLGQWISENQDCLGSKVKDTFNGKLPFLFKVLSVETALSIQAHPDKELAEKLHLQAPQHYPDANHKPEMAIALTSFQGLCGFRPIEEIVMFLTKVPELRFLIGDNAAAQLKGSMSSDSQAAASALQSCFSHLMRSEKNVVVEQLSLLVKRISQQAAAGNNMEDICGELLLQLHQQYPGDIGCFAIYFLNLLTLKPGEAMFLEANVPHAYLKGDCVECMACSDNTVRAGLTPKFIDVPTLCEMLSYIPSKDRLFLPTRSQEDPYLSVYDPPVPDFTVMKMEVPGSNTEYKVLAVDSASILLVVQGRVTASSPTAQKPIPLQRGGVLFIGANESVSLKLTVPEDLLMFRACCLL, encoded by the exons ATGGCGGTTCAGCAAG tatTCCCACTTTCCTGTGCGGTGCAGCACTATGCCTGGGGGAAGATGGGTTCCAACAGTGAAGTGGCTCGGCTGCTGGCCAGTAGTGACCCACAGGCCCGGATCTCAGAGGACAAGCCATATGCAGAG TTGTGGATGGGGTCCCACCCCCGGGGAGATGCCAAGATCCTGGACAATCGCATCTCACAGAAGACCCTAGGCCAGTGGATCTCTGAGAATCAGGACTGCTTGGGCTCAAAGGTCAAGGACACCTTTAATGGCAAGCTGCCATTCCTCTTCAAAGTGCTCTCAGTTGAAACGGCCCTATCCATCCAGGCACACCCTGACAAG GAGCTGGCAGAGAAACTGCACCTCCAGGCTCCGCAGCACTACCCTGATGCCAACCATAAGCCAGAGATGGCCATTGCCCTCACCTCCTTCCAGGGTTTATGTGGTTTCCGGCCCATTGAGGAAATTGTGATGTTTCTGACAA AGGTGCCTGAGCTCCGGTTTCTCATTGGGGATAATGCAGCAGCACAGCTGAAAGGAAGCATGAGCAGCGACTCCCAGGCGGCGGCCTCTGCGCTGCAGAGCTGTTTCTCCCACCTGATGAGGAGTGAGAAGAACGTGGTGGTGGAGCAGCTCAGCCTGCTGGTGAAGCGGATCTCCCAGCAAG CGGCTGCTGGAAACAACATGGAAGACATCTGTGGGGAGCTCTTACTACAGCTGCACCAGCAGTATCCAGGGGATATTGGATGCTTTGCCATCTACTTCCTGAACCTGCTTACCCTAAAGCCGGGAGAGGCCATGTTTCTGGAGGCTAATGTGCCCCATGCCTACCTGAAAGGAG ACTGTGTGGAGTGCATGGCGTGTTCAGACAACACCGTTCGTGCTGGCCTGACACCCAAGTTCATTGATGTGCCAACCCTGTGTGAAATGCTCAGCTATATTCCCAGCAAGGACAGGCTCTTTCTTCCAACACGGAGTCAGGAAGACCCCTACCTCTCTGTCTATGACCCCCCTGTGCCAGACTTCACGGTCATGAAGATGGAG GTCCCTGGCTCCAACACTGAATACAAGGTCTTGGCCGTGGACTCTGCCAGCATCCTACTGGTGGTTCAGGGGAGAGTGACAGCCAGCAGTCCTACAGCCCAGAAGCCAATCCCCCTGCAGCGTGGTGGGGTGCTTTTCATTGGGGCCAATGAGAGTGTCTCACTGAAGCTCACCGTGCCCGAAGACCTACTGATGTTCCGTGCCTGCTGCCTGCTGTAG
- the FAM219B gene encoding protein FAM219B isoform X1, translating to MATADPCGPGVRMSTPGPRPGGTLDCAAGTTGLPFGRSGSGVPRLGERPPVVVEKRGPYMVTRAPSIQAKLQKHRDLAKAVLRRKGMLRASPNRPDSSAKRSVKFNKGYTALSQSPDENLVSLDSDSDGELESRYSSGYSSAEQVNQDVSRQLLQDGYHLDEIPDDEDLDLIPPKPMASSTCSCCWCCLGNSSSCTLQ from the exons ATGGCGACCGCGGATCCCTGCGGGCCCGGGGTACGGATGTCTACCCCGGGACCCCGCCCCGGCGGGACCCTGGACTGCGCAGCGGGAACTACGGGGTTGCCCTTCGGGAGAAGCGGCAGTGGAGTCCCCCGATTGGGGGAGCGGCCCCCGGTGGTTGTGGAGAAGAGGGGGCCGTACATGGTGACGCGCGCGCCTTCCATTCAGGCCAAGCTGC AGAAGCACCGGGACCTGGCCAAAGCTGTTCTGCGGAGAAAAGGCATGCTGCGGGCCTCGCCGAACCGCCCCGACTCTTCAGCGAAAAG GTCAGTGAAGTTTAACAAGGGCTATACTGCCCTTAGTCAGAGTCCAGATGAAAACCTGGTGTCCCTCGACTCTGACAG TGATGGGGAGCTGGAATCCAGATACTCCTCCGGGTATTCCTCTGCAGAG CAGGTGAACCAGGATGTGAGCCGGCAGCTGCTCCAGGATGGGTATCACCTGGATGAGATTCCAGATGATGAGGACTTGGACCTCATTCCTCCCAAGCCTATGGCCTCTTCAACGTGCTCCTGCTGCTGGTGCTGTCTTGGGAACTCTTCCTCCTGTACCCTCCAGTAG
- the MPI gene encoding mannose-6-phosphate isomerase isoform X1 → MKLWEQRDREFFREGHTCQKPGPVPRGWRFSKYSHFPVRCSTMPGGRWVPTVKWLGCWPVVTHRPGSQRTSHMQSFLFLQLWMGSHPRGDAKILDNRISQKTLGQWISENQDCLGSKVKDTFNGKLPFLFKVLSVETALSIQAHPDKELAEKLHLQAPQHYPDANHKPEMAIALTSFQGLCGFRPIEEIVMFLTKVPELRFLIGDNAAAQLKGSMSSDSQAAASALQSCFSHLMRSEKNVVVEQLSLLVKRISQQAAAGNNMEDICGELLLQLHQQYPGDIGCFAIYFLNLLTLKPGEAMFLEANVPHAYLKGDCVECMACSDNTVRAGLTPKFIDVPTLCEMLSYIPSKDRLFLPTRSQEDPYLSVYDPPVPDFTVMKMEVPGSNTEYKVLAVDSASILLVVQGRVTASSPTAQKPIPLQRGGVLFIGANESVSLKLTVPEDLLMFRACCLL, encoded by the exons ATGAAGCTCTGGGAGCAGAGAGACCGCGAGTTCTTCCGGGAAGGGCATACGTGCCAGAAGCCTGGTCCGGTACCGCGAGGATGGCGGTTCAGCAAG tatTCCCACTTTCCTGTGCGGTGCAGCACTATGCCTGGGGGAAGATGGGTTCCAACAGTGAAGTGGCTCGGCTGCTGGCCAGTAGTGACCCACAGGCCCGGATCTCAGAGGACAAGCCATATGCAGAG TTTCCTGTTTCTCCAGTTGTGGATGGGGTCCCACCCCCGGGGAGATGCCAAGATCCTGGACAATCGCATCTCACAGAAGACCCTAGGCCAGTGGATCTCTGAGAATCAGGACTGCTTGGGCTCAAAGGTCAAGGACACCTTTAATGGCAAGCTGCCATTCCTCTTCAAAGTGCTCTCAGTTGAAACGGCCCTATCCATCCAGGCACACCCTGACAAG GAGCTGGCAGAGAAACTGCACCTCCAGGCTCCGCAGCACTACCCTGATGCCAACCATAAGCCAGAGATGGCCATTGCCCTCACCTCCTTCCAGGGTTTATGTGGTTTCCGGCCCATTGAGGAAATTGTGATGTTTCTGACAA AGGTGCCTGAGCTCCGGTTTCTCATTGGGGATAATGCAGCAGCACAGCTGAAAGGAAGCATGAGCAGCGACTCCCAGGCGGCGGCCTCTGCGCTGCAGAGCTGTTTCTCCCACCTGATGAGGAGTGAGAAGAACGTGGTGGTGGAGCAGCTCAGCCTGCTGGTGAAGCGGATCTCCCAGCAAG CGGCTGCTGGAAACAACATGGAAGACATCTGTGGGGAGCTCTTACTACAGCTGCACCAGCAGTATCCAGGGGATATTGGATGCTTTGCCATCTACTTCCTGAACCTGCTTACCCTAAAGCCGGGAGAGGCCATGTTTCTGGAGGCTAATGTGCCCCATGCCTACCTGAAAGGAG ACTGTGTGGAGTGCATGGCGTGTTCAGACAACACCGTTCGTGCTGGCCTGACACCCAAGTTCATTGATGTGCCAACCCTGTGTGAAATGCTCAGCTATATTCCCAGCAAGGACAGGCTCTTTCTTCCAACACGGAGTCAGGAAGACCCCTACCTCTCTGTCTATGACCCCCCTGTGCCAGACTTCACGGTCATGAAGATGGAG GTCCCTGGCTCCAACACTGAATACAAGGTCTTGGCCGTGGACTCTGCCAGCATCCTACTGGTGGTTCAGGGGAGAGTGACAGCCAGCAGTCCTACAGCCCAGAAGCCAATCCCCCTGCAGCGTGGTGGGGTGCTTTTCATTGGGGCCAATGAGAGTGTCTCACTGAAGCTCACCGTGCCCGAAGACCTACTGATGTTCCGTGCCTGCTGCCTGCTGTAG
- the FAM219B gene encoding protein FAM219B isoform X3: MATADPCGPGVRMSTPGPRPGGTLDCAAGTTGLPFGRSGSGVPRLGERPPVVVEKRGPYMVTRAPSIQAKLQKHRDLAKAVLRRKGMLRASPNRPDSSAKRSVKFNKGYTALSQSPDENLVSLDSDSDGELESRYSSGYSSAEASPERLSARGQAAGSVTATAKCLSCACCMHGTVPDFRR, encoded by the exons ATGGCGACCGCGGATCCCTGCGGGCCCGGGGTACGGATGTCTACCCCGGGACCCCGCCCCGGCGGGACCCTGGACTGCGCAGCGGGAACTACGGGGTTGCCCTTCGGGAGAAGCGGCAGTGGAGTCCCCCGATTGGGGGAGCGGCCCCCGGTGGTTGTGGAGAAGAGGGGGCCGTACATGGTGACGCGCGCGCCTTCCATTCAGGCCAAGCTGC AGAAGCACCGGGACCTGGCCAAAGCTGTTCTGCGGAGAAAAGGCATGCTGCGGGCCTCGCCGAACCGCCCCGACTCTTCAGCGAAAAG GTCAGTGAAGTTTAACAAGGGCTATACTGCCCTTAGTCAGAGTCCAGATGAAAACCTGGTGTCCCTCGACTCTGACAG TGATGGGGAGCTGGAATCCAGATACTCCTCCGGGTATTCCTCTGCAGAGGCAAGTCCAGAGCGCCTTTCTGCACGGGGCCAGGCTGCAGGCAGCGTCACCGCCACTGCCAAATGCTTGTCTTGTGCCTGCTGTATGCACGGCACTGTGCCAGACTTCCG CAGGTGA